One genomic segment of Streptococcus salivarius includes these proteins:
- the nrdI gene encoding class Ib ribonucleoside-diphosphate reductase assembly flavoprotein NrdI encodes MSQLTLVYISLSGNTQSFVKRMSDYLSLNHGIECRQINIKELNHETFQVDEPFVALLPTYLEGGNGVDNGDIEILTNPLGDFIAAHNNHERCFGIIGSGNRNFNNQYCLTAKQYSQRFDFPMLGDFELRGTQSDIERLAPIILEAQKNFNQR; translated from the coding sequence ATGTCTCAACTTACCCTCGTTTATATTAGTCTAAGCGGTAATACCCAAAGCTTTGTCAAACGTATGTCTGACTATCTATCCCTCAACCACGGGATTGAATGTCGCCAAATCAATATTAAAGAACTTAATCATGAAACCTTCCAAGTAGATGAACCCTTTGTCGCACTCTTGCCAACCTACCTTGAAGGAGGAAATGGCGTTGACAATGGAGATATTGAGATCCTAACCAATCCACTGGGTGACTTTATCGCAGCCCATAACAATCACGAACGTTGCTTTGGTATCATCGGTTCTGGCAACCGTAACTTCAATAACCAGTACTGCCTAACCGCCAAACAGTACAGTCAACGTTTTGACTTCCCAATGTTGGGAGACTTCGAGCTACGTGGCACACAGTCCGATATCGAACGTCTAGCACCTATTATCCTAGAAGCACAAAAGAACTTTAACCAACGCTAA